The genomic region GGTTTTCTGCCGGATCCGTCGGTACACAGGATGTTAGCTCAGTTGGTTCAGAGCGCCGCCTTGACAGGGCGGAGGTCAGCGGTTCGAGCCCGCTACATCCTACCAGACCTGCCCCGATTTCTCCCCGAAATCGGGCTTTTTTTTGGGCGTTATCCCGTACACTAACTTCCCGGTTAGTTCGATAAACTATTCCCGGCACATTCTGTATTTTTCACGTTCGGTTTTCCGTTTTCCCTTGCACCCCTATTTTCTTCCGTTCTTATGACGGGTAAACCAGGTCTTGATTCTTACTCCCGCGAACTCCTTCAATGCGTCCTGCAGGGCTCCCTTTCCTGCGTGGTCGTGCTTGAAGCGCTCTATGATAACAACCTTGAGGTAGCTGATTTTCAGATTGTCATGGCCAATCAGGCGGCCCTCGACATGGCCCGGATGCCGTCCGACCGCATCATCGGGACCAGGATGAGCGTCCTCTTCCCCGGCATGATCCAGGGCGATGTGTTTCAGCGCATGAAAACGACGCTGCAAACCGGCCGCCCCGATTACTTCGAATGGCAGCATACCTATTACTACCAGAAACGCGTCGGCTGGTTCGAAACCTCCACCACGGCCTTTCAGCAGTTTGTGATCGTCACGTTTGTGGACGTGACCGAGAAGAAGAGCCGGGAACTGCTGCTGACCGAAGTGCTGAATACGTCGCTGACGGGCATCTTCGCGGCGCGGGCTGTTCGCGGGGCGGACGGGACGCTGACGGATTTTGAACTCACCCTCGCCAACGAGGCGCTGGGCGGGCTGATGGGCACCCGCGGCGAAGGGCTGGTCGGCCTTTCGCTGCTGTCGATTTTCCCGACCATCCGGGAGTTCAACACCTGGAAATACTACGTGCTGGCCCTGGAAACGGGGCAGCCCCAGCGGTTCGAACAATACTGCCCCTACGAAGGCGGAGAAGCCTGGTTTGATGTGTCGCTGCGGACCTGGGGCGACGGCGTGGTGGCCAATTTTATCGACATCAGTGCGGCCAAGCAGGCCGGGCTGCGCATCCAGCAAACCGCCGACCTGCTCCGCAGCGTCCTCGACGGGTCCCAGAGCGCCATCATCGGCTTCGATGCGGTGCGGGATGAATCCGGGCAGGTGGTGAACTTCCGCTACATTGTCCAGAATGCCGTCAACCGGCAGCGGATCGGACGCAGCGATGAAGAACTGATCGGCCATACCATGCTCGAATTTTTTCCGTCCGTGAAAGAATACGGCCTGTTCGAGCGCTACGTCCGCGTGGTCGATACCGGCGTTCCCGAACGGTTTGAGCTTAAATACAACCACGACCGGCTGAATGGCTGGTATGACGTGACGGTGGTCAAGCGCAACGACGGCATTGTGCTGACGCTGCTCGACAAAACGGAATCGCACCGGGCCGAAGAGCAGCGCGAGGCCCTGCTGGAGGAACTGCGCCGGTCGAACGAAAACCTCGAACAGTTTGCCTACATCGCTTCCCATGATTTGCAGGAGCCGCTGCGCAAAATCCAGTCGTTTGCCGAAGTGCTGACCCACGAGTTTGCGCCCGAGCTTTCGTTTCAGGCGGCGGACATGATTACCCGCATGCAACGGTCGGCCGACCGGATGCAGACCCTCATCCGTGACCTGCTCACGTTTTCCCGGCTGGCCACGCAGAAAGAGCCGTTCCGGCCGGTGAACCTGAATACGCTGTTGCAGGATGTTCTGATCGACCTGGAGACCGCCATTCAGGACAAGAACGCCGAAATCCTTCTGCTTTCGCTGCCGGAGGTGAAAGGCGATGCGCTCCAGGTGCGGCTCCTGTTTCAGAATCTACTGAGCAACGCCCTCAAATTCAGCCGCACCGACGTGCGGCCGCAGATTACCGTCACGGCCCGGGTGGTGCCGGCCATCGAAACCGAAATTACCACGCTGCAGAACCTGAAGGAAACCTATCACGCGATTACCGTCGCGGACAACGGCATCGGCTTCAACGAAAAATACCGGGAACGCATTTTTCTGGCATTTCACCGCCTGCATAACCGCAGCCAGTACCCCGGCACGGGCATCGGCCTGGCCATCGTCCGGAAAGTGGTGGACAACCACCGGGGCAGCATCACCGTCCGCAGCGAAATCGGCGTCGGTTCGGCCTTTACGGTGTATCTGCCGGTGAAGTGAAGGAGGCCGGGAAAACTGTCTGACAACGTATTAGTCTAACGCTGGCAGAGATCTACGAAGTCAAAGGCTTGAGTTAGGCAACCATTCCATTGACTGAGTAATACATCGCTTTAAGTATACCGATCTGACTATTATAAGTACTTTGGTGATTCAGTATAATTAAGCCGATTATTCATTAAGAAGTGTTTGCTAATTATGACCAAATCAGTGTCAGAAAAAATGGGCATTAAGCCGGGGAGCCGTGCTATACTCATCAACGCACCCGCTGAGATTCTTCAAGCTATTGAACTGCCGGATCTTGAGTTCGGAACTAAGCTTGAGGGCGATTTTGATTACATTCACCTGTTCGCCAATAGTCAGGCTGTGCTCCATGAGCAGTTACCCAAGGCGAAGGATTGTTTGAAACAAACGGGTGCGCTTTGGGTGTCATGGCCCAAAGGCAACCAAAAAGGCACTGATTTGACACTTGCCAAAGTTATTGAAATAGGTTACGCCAAAGGATTAGTCGAGAGTAAATGTTTAAGTGTAGATGCGATCTGGTCAGCCTTAAAATTTACCTATCCTAAAGAAGGAAAAAGCTACAATAACAGCTACGGAAAACTTCAAAGCAATCCAAGTAAGTGAACTTAGCTTTGATCTGAAAGCTTGGGTGAAATGTTAATGGAAATGATTAGGGCCAAAGGAACAACTAACGGCCGAGTCAATAGTTATGGAAAAAAGCTAGTCAAGAGATAGACGATCAGTTCTGGTGATACTTCCATTACCTTTCAGCTACATAACAGGCATTAAAGCACTTCAAAACAGAAAATACAGCGCCTTGCCTCCAAGAACGGGAGACAGGCGCTGTTTTCTTATTTTCTTTCCTTACAGCGACGGCACAAATTCCATGTTGGCGTCCTGCTGGGTTCCGGAGACGGGAACGCGGTTGCGGAGGACGAGCTTCCCGCGCGAAAGTTCAACCAGTTCGAAACGGCCTTTAAACTGGCTGATTTCGATGTCGATGGCTTTGGCGTCTTCGGTCAGAAACCACGTCCCGCCGTTGATGATCTGTTTCGTCACCCGGTCGGTAGCGCGGGTCACGTTGTTTTCCCGAAACTGAATGTCCAGCCCGAAAATGGCCTGCGTCTCGATGCCCAGACGCGAGTTGGCAATGGTCTGGCCCTGTACGTCGGTAATCCGGTTCAACTTCCAGCTATTGGCAACCAGCAGGGATTTGGGGTCGCTGTCAACTTCCGTTTTTTTGCAGCCGGCAACCACGCCCAGCAGAAGGATGGTCAAAAAAAGCAGGGTGTACTGTTTCATAAACATGAGTATTCGTCTGGGTAAGTAACGAAGAATTGCTTCGGATTGTGTGAGGGAGTCGTAAACAATAACGACACGAATGTAGTATATTTGAACAAAATGTCATCCATGAAGGCCGGGGAGATTATCAAACGCTGCGTTCGTTTTGTTGCATTCGTTGTGGTCTGTAACGCAACGTCGGCCACCGCCCAGAGTACCCTTTGCTCCGACCGCCTCAATTTTCAGCCCGCTACTACGCCCAATGCCATCGGCTGGCAGAAATTCCCGGAATTCCGGCTGCCCTTCCCGGTTGTGTACGGCGGCCCCCGCCTCAACGAACCGGCCCTGGAGCCGCTGCGCCACGGTTTTTCGCACCTGACCGTGGTGAGACCCGACGAAGGTCCGCAGATGACGCCCGCCCGTCAGGCCATCGAATTTTACGGACTGGCCTACGGCCTCAACCAACCCTGGGAAACGCTGGAAAGCCCCTGGGGCAACGACCTGAACGCGTACCGGGCCAAATGGGACCAGTGGCTCCGCGACCATTCCGCCGGTCAGAACGCGGCGGGCAAATGGGTGCCGGGCTTTACGGTCCTGATGGTCGATATTGAACGGGTGCTGGAAACCGACGCCCAGATTCTCCGCCTGAAAACCAATACCCAAACGCCCGCCGACCTCCGGCAACTGCCCGACGCCCAGTTTCTGGAACGCTACAAACGGGACATGACCACGCTCTACGCCGATGCCGTCCGCTACCTGCGCGAGCGCGCCGACTTCTCGAACGTCCGGGTCACGTCCTACAGCGATGTTCCTATCCGCAACACGTACCTGAACGTGGTCGGCAACACCTGGCAGGACTGGAGTACCAACGTCGCCCGGACCAGTTTCCTCTTCCGCGACCCCGCCACCGGTCAGCCGGGTGGGCCGTTTGCGGAACAGCTTGATTTTCTGCAGCCTTCGGGCTACTACTACTACGATTACCCGAGTCCGCTGGCTCCCGACTATCTGGCGTACCTGCTTTTTCAGGTGGAGGCCAACCGGGCGTGGAGCCAGAAACCCGTCTGGCCAATTGTCTGGATGCGGTACCACGACTGCTGCGGCTCCCATCCGAAATTCATCCAGCCGTTCATGGCGGAGGCAACGGCCATTTTTCCGTTCTTCTCGGGCGCCAGAGGGCTGTGGCTCTGGGAGGTGCCCAACTTCCGGGATGCCGAGCGGCCGATGGCGGCCTACGAACACTTCATCCACGGCCTGTACCGGCTGTCGAAATTCGCGGACATGTTCGAAGGCACCTACGAGCTGGTTATCGCCACTCCCGCCCGCGACCTGATGGACAAACATCTGCCGGTCTGGCGGGGTGTGTTTAAGGCTAACAAACTGCTCATCGCCGCCCAGAACCCCTACGCCGCCGACGGGGCCCAGACGAC from Tellurirhabdus rosea harbors:
- a CDS encoding PAS domain-containing sensor histidine kinase, whose amino-acid sequence is MTGKPGLDSYSRELLQCVLQGSLSCVVVLEALYDNNLEVADFQIVMANQAALDMARMPSDRIIGTRMSVLFPGMIQGDVFQRMKTTLQTGRPDYFEWQHTYYYQKRVGWFETSTTAFQQFVIVTFVDVTEKKSRELLLTEVLNTSLTGIFAARAVRGADGTLTDFELTLANEALGGLMGTRGEGLVGLSLLSIFPTIREFNTWKYYVLALETGQPQRFEQYCPYEGGEAWFDVSLRTWGDGVVANFIDISAAKQAGLRIQQTADLLRSVLDGSQSAIIGFDAVRDESGQVVNFRYIVQNAVNRQRIGRSDEELIGHTMLEFFPSVKEYGLFERYVRVVDTGVPERFELKYNHDRLNGWYDVTVVKRNDGIVLTLLDKTESHRAEEQREALLEELRRSNENLEQFAYIASHDLQEPLRKIQSFAEVLTHEFAPELSFQAADMITRMQRSADRMQTLIRDLLTFSRLATQKEPFRPVNLNTLLQDVLIDLETAIQDKNAEILLLSLPEVKGDALQVRLLFQNLLSNALKFSRTDVRPQITVTARVVPAIETEITTLQNLKETYHAITVADNGIGFNEKYRERIFLAFHRLHNRSQYPGTGIGLAIVRKVVDNHRGSITVRSEIGVGSAFTVYLPVK
- a CDS encoding T9SS type A sorting domain-containing protein, whose protein sequence is MSSMKAGEIIKRCVRFVAFVVVCNATSATAQSTLCSDRLNFQPATTPNAIGWQKFPEFRLPFPVVYGGPRLNEPALEPLRHGFSHLTVVRPDEGPQMTPARQAIEFYGLAYGLNQPWETLESPWGNDLNAYRAKWDQWLRDHSAGQNAAGKWVPGFTVLMVDIERVLETDAQILRLKTNTQTPADLRQLPDAQFLERYKRDMTTLYADAVRYLRERADFSNVRVTSYSDVPIRNTYLNVVGNTWQDWSTNVARTSFLFRDPATGQPGGPFAEQLDFLQPSGYYYYDYPSPLAPDYLAYLLFQVEANRAWSQKPVWPIVWMRYHDCCGSHPKFIQPFMAEATAIFPFFSGARGLWLWEVPNFRDAERPMAAYEHFIHGLYRLSKFADMFEGTYELVIATPARDLMDKHLPVWRGVFKANKLLIAAQNPYAADGAQTTVEVSYKNWSTTITLTGREVYLCQYDLSLTGLEPAPLSGLTISPNPALTKTTLTFNALGSGTVDVQLLDVTGRLVKQQSLQTSPGRMRLDLDTASLPAGLYIVRLLDGKTAVQEKLMIE